The stretch of DNA TTTAATTACAACTCCCCCATGGCTACCATTGTTACAGATCAAAACTTTACGGATGAGGTTTTATCTTCTAAAGTCCCCGTTCTTGTTGATTTTTTTGCCGAATGGTGTGGGCCTTGCAAGATGATTGCTCCAGTTGTGGAAGAGCTGGCTCATGAATACGAAGGCAAGGCGAAGGTCGTGAAGTTGAATGTGGATGAATCTATGGACACCGCTCAAAAATATGGAGTGATGAGCATTCCTACTTTGATTTTCTTTAAGAACGGTGAAGAAGTGGACCGCAGTGTTGGCTTGATGTCCAAAGATGCAATGGGAGAAACCCTCGATCGTTTGGCGGCTTAGCCTTCGCTACGCTTTGGCTTGTCTCTGAGCCTCTTTTTGGGCGCGCATGTCACAATCTTCGTTTTCGGGGTGGCCGTTGTGGCCTTTCACCCAGTTCCAGGAGATTTTTTTCCCTTGGATGAGGGGCGTTAGAAGCTCCCAAAGATCCAAATTCTTGTGGCGCTTCCAGTTTTTGGTGAGCGTGTTCAGCACCCAAGAAGAATCGCTGTAAAGCTCCATTTCTCGCTCTTCCGGGTGGGTTTTGGCCAACCATTTGAACGCTTCAATCACGGCGCTGAGTTCCATGCGGTTGTTGGTGGTGTACGGTTCCCCTCCCTGATCCCGATGAATTTTTCCATCGATTTTTATGAGGGTAGCCCACGCTCCCGGCCCCGGATTTCCAAGGCAACTTCCGTCGGTGTAGATTTGAATCTTCATGGACCCAATTGTAGCAAAGTTTTTTGGAATAAAAGAATTGACTTGAAAAAAGCTCCCCATCCCACTAAGATAAGCCAGCCTTTTGCGGGTGTCGTATAGTGGCTATTACCACAGCCTTCCAAGCTGTTGAGAGGGGTTCGATTCCCCTCACCCGCTCCATTAAAAAACGGTGGCCCAAGGTGGCCAGCGGTTTTTAACCGTAGTTGAAGGAGGGAAAGAGAACCCGTAGGGTTCGATACTCCCTAGGAGTGAGTGTCGCGGAAATCTGTGCGCACGCACACTTTTTGAATGGCGGATGGCTCTCTTAAGCCGAAATTTTGACCAAAATCTGTGCCCGGGCACAGATTTCCATGACCGAGCGACGACGGGAGAGTGAGCGAAGCGATATTCCCCTCACCCGCTCCAGACTATTAAAATTTTTAATAGTCTGCAGGACTTAGAGCTATTTTTGAATTTAAGCGTCCATAAAATGGATCATGCCTTGGATGCCATTTGAATATACTTTTAGCCGTATTTCTTCATAGGGGCGTTGGATGGATCTCCCTTCTTCTATGATACTGGTTAGAGTTATTGCCTCTTTCTCTCCTCGAGGTGGCTTCCGAAAACCCATCTTCACTAAACTCACGGGTGCTCTTTTTACCCACCTAAGATCCCCATGTGCAAGGATGGAAGTTTGATATGAAAGATAGGCACCTATGTTTCTAGGTTGCACCCACAGTGGTAATGACTCTCTATTGTGGAATGTATTGAGCGCATAGGCGACCTGAGTTTCATTTTCACGTAATTGTAGGAATTCACGAATCGTTTCTTCTGAATTTCTGGTTGAAATATCAGGCGTTAGATCCGCTCGGTGCATCACTTCGGTTCCTTCAGGCCCTGTTAGTCCAAATGCGTCGAAAGGTCGAGTCACATCAAAGTAATCGCCGTCTAAATCTCTTGTAAGTCCCTCTAGGTCAAAATCAGCCGCTGGCTCGTGGGGCTTGAATAAACGCGCTTGGTAGAATAATACTCCTCCATTTCTTTCTCCCCATTCCATTTGGAAAGAGTGACTGTAGGGCATCAAGCCACTTTCTTGCACCTTTCTATATAATGCTAAAACCTTTTTGGTCACAGGGCTTAAGTCTCTATCAGCTTCTGTAAAAGTGTATTCTGAGAATTCATGTGCGATCCTAAAAACTCCTCTTTGGTGTGGATGCTCAATGATTGAACCCGATTGACCCTCATTATGATCTTGGACGAGAATTCCTACCTGTCCATCAAAGGGTTTTCCCGTTTCATACTCCACATAGGCTGCCACATCTTCACTCGTGGAGTCGGCACGTACCCTTTCAATGGCTGCGAGCACTGCATCCCTTCCGCGGACTTTTGCTTCACTTGGAATCACATCCACCATCCCAAATACATCCAAGGGGTGACAGGCGCGTACTATTTTCTGTCGACTGAAGTCTATTCTTTCTAAAATTCGGACAGGGTCTTCGCCTGGAGCAAGGTAAACCGTGCCCGAAGGTAAATGTTCGCGAAGATTTGCTTGAGTGTCCCGCAAAAAT from Candidatus Gracilibacteria bacterium encodes:
- a CDS encoding ribonuclease H — protein: MKIQIYTDGSCLGNPGPGAWATLIKIDGKIHRDQGGEPYTTNNRMELSAVIEAFKWLAKTHPEEREMELYSDSSWVLNTLTKNWKRHKNLDLWELLTPLIQGKKISWNWVKGHNGHPENEDCDMRAQKEAQRQAKA
- the trxA gene encoding thioredoxin, yielding MATIVTDQNFTDEVLSSKVPVLVDFFAEWCGPCKMIAPVVEELAHEYEGKAKVVKLNVDESMDTAQKYGVMSIPTLIFFKNGEEVDRSVGLMSKDAMGETLDRLAA